A region of alpha proteobacterium U9-1i DNA encodes the following proteins:
- a CDS encoding methyltransferase, whose amino-acid sequence MKVNDKSVSLEVEAFEDIPYPSMPYAITQPSRLAAVASLYAIQSAAVETARVLELGCASGGNLIPLAARFPASRFLGVDIGRRHIEDGQSRIGELGLTNIRLQHADISELSFAPNTFDYIICHGVFSWVLGAVQNAIFRICRESLSENGVAAISYNVLPGWHLRNAVRAICLRHTGQDESPRQRAASVRAILDDIAYSSSDADPYGLLLRQEAKRIAHRPASYILGEFLADTNAPLHVEDFLSRARGSGLDYIGEADLDAAVPEIFRPELQSRLQRYGGDQSDARERYIDLFTGRTFRTSLLVQAGARRTRARNHGQFRALHFSANIRVDPANGGFLDEKGRAIRAKHASVQHALDTLAQTYPCTRTFLQLLGEGGRQDEAQLIEALALLTAVGQVDISTTALTTGRAEDAKPVASQLARIEAASGQPWITGLHHRPVGVPPAARLLLPHLTGASDRSRLLQVLVETLRSGSLQATDDDHLTGFDPDERAARCLNRALTYLAANALLTPSAVEQLQLVGARQAK is encoded by the coding sequence ATGAAGGTTAACGACAAATCGGTCTCGCTGGAGGTTGAGGCCTTCGAAGACATTCCCTATCCGTCGATGCCTTACGCGATCACCCAGCCGTCTCGCCTTGCCGCAGTTGCTTCGCTCTACGCCATCCAGTCGGCTGCCGTGGAGACGGCGCGCGTGCTTGAGTTGGGCTGTGCGTCCGGCGGCAATCTCATTCCGCTCGCGGCGCGGTTTCCAGCGTCGCGCTTCCTCGGTGTCGACATCGGCCGCCGGCACATCGAGGACGGGCAATCGCGCATTGGCGAGCTTGGGCTCACCAACATTCGCCTGCAACACGCCGACATCTCTGAACTAAGCTTTGCACCCAACACATTCGACTACATTATCTGCCACGGCGTTTTCAGTTGGGTTCTGGGCGCTGTGCAGAACGCGATCTTCCGTATCTGCCGCGAATCTCTCTCGGAAAACGGCGTCGCGGCAATCAGCTACAACGTCTTACCCGGTTGGCATCTGCGCAACGCTGTGCGCGCGATTTGCCTGCGCCATACCGGCCAAGATGAATCTCCGCGACAGCGGGCCGCGTCGGTGCGCGCGATCTTAGACGATATCGCGTACTCATCCAGCGATGCCGATCCATACGGACTTCTCCTTCGCCAGGAGGCGAAGCGTATTGCACATCGGCCAGCCTCCTACATTCTAGGCGAATTCCTCGCCGACACGAACGCGCCGCTTCATGTCGAGGATTTCCTCTCGCGCGCGCGAGGCAGCGGCCTTGACTACATCGGCGAGGCCGACCTGGACGCCGCTGTTCCCGAGATCTTTCGGCCTGAATTGCAGAGCAGGCTTCAACGCTACGGCGGCGACCAGAGCGACGCACGCGAGCGCTACATTGACCTCTTCACCGGACGAACGTTTCGCACATCCCTTCTTGTTCAAGCCGGCGCGCGGCGGACACGCGCGCGCAACCACGGCCAGTTTCGCGCTTTGCATTTTTCGGCAAACATCCGCGTCGATCCTGCGAATGGCGGGTTCTTGGACGAGAAAGGCAGGGCCATCAGGGCCAAGCACGCAAGCGTTCAGCACGCGCTGGACACCTTGGCGCAAACCTACCCGTGTACGCGAACGTTTCTGCAATTGCTTGGCGAGGGCGGACGCCAAGACGAAGCACAACTTATTGAAGCGCTCGCGCTTTTGACCGCCGTCGGCCAAGTTGACATTTCCACCACCGCCCTGACGACTGGCCGTGCTGAAGACGCGAAGCCAGTCGCATCGCAGCTCGCGCGCATTGAAGCAGCAAGCGGCCAACCCTGGATCACCGGCCTGCATCATCGCCCCGTTGGCGTTCCGCCCGCCGCGCGCCTTCTCCTCCCCCACCTCACGGGTGCGAGTGACCGTTCGCGATTGCTACAGGTGCTCGTCGAGACGTTACGATCAGGGAGTTTGCAGGCGACCGACGACGATCACTTGACTGGCTTCGATCCCGATGAACGCGCGGCGCGTTGCCTGAACCGCGCACTGACGTACTTGGCCGCCAACGCCTTGCTGACGCCAAGCGCGGTCGAACAATTGCAACTCGTTGGCGCGCGTCAAGCAAAGTAG
- a CDS encoding wall associated protein, whose amino-acid sequence MSGDLSVAPASWTTFQTLQKDTTTYNFRGQPIRVTAEGRAVYTDSWSTSGVVQQNYLANGLPECATLRMNSADFAGATAACTQGTGGADRITRTTYTNADEVSTVTQGYGTAAAITEQTLTYTNNGLVSTITDAGSNRTTNIYDGHDRLVEVRYPHPSTANTSNSSDNELYTYSNSSGSTFGLLTQQTRRDDATIALTYDNLGRLTGADASGSTPDITRTYDNFGRTLTVAANSQTLTYTYDQLSRLLSEAQPRGTVSYQYDAAGRRTRVTWPDSFYLSYDYDVSGAVTVIRENGAGSGVGVLATYAYDNLGRRSSLTRGNGTTETYSYDTESRLSALANNLASTTYDQTLSFTYNEASEILARANDNTNFQWTPASPTTINYADNGLNQYTSVGGTNQSYDARGNLTNSVYAYDIYNRLISGPSSSTLSYDPGGRLYEYVANPGGGAVTTRFLYDGASLIAEYNTSNVMTRRYAHGPGVDEPIVWYERNGGGTYDRKCLGF is encoded by the coding sequence GTGAGCGGCGATCTTTCGGTCGCGCCTGCAAGCTGGACCACGTTCCAGACGCTGCAGAAGGACACCACCACTTACAATTTCCGTGGCCAGCCGATCCGCGTGACCGCCGAGGGGAGGGCCGTCTACACCGACAGCTGGTCGACCAGCGGCGTGGTGCAGCAGAATTATCTGGCCAACGGTCTGCCAGAATGCGCGACGCTCAGGATGAACAGCGCCGATTTCGCCGGCGCCACCGCGGCGTGCACGCAAGGCACGGGCGGCGCTGATCGCATCACCCGCACCACCTACACCAACGCCGATGAAGTCTCGACCGTTACTCAAGGCTACGGGACGGCGGCGGCGATCACCGAGCAGACGCTCACCTACACCAACAATGGTCTCGTCTCGACCATCACCGATGCAGGCTCAAACCGCACCACCAACATCTATGACGGCCATGATCGCTTGGTGGAGGTGCGCTATCCTCATCCCTCGACCGCAAACACTTCAAACTCGAGCGACAACGAGCTTTACACTTACAGCAATTCAAGCGGGTCAACATTTGGTCTGCTGACCCAACAAACCCGTCGCGACGACGCGACGATTGCGCTTACCTACGACAATCTGGGACGTCTCACTGGGGCCGATGCCTCCGGATCGACCCCGGATATCACACGCACCTACGATAATTTCGGCCGCACGCTGACGGTTGCGGCCAACAGCCAGACGCTCACCTACACGTACGACCAGCTCTCGCGCCTCCTTAGCGAAGCCCAGCCGCGCGGGACGGTCAGCTATCAATATGATGCAGCCGGTCGGCGCACACGCGTCACATGGCCCGACAGCTTTTATCTGAGCTACGATTATGACGTCTCAGGCGCTGTGACCGTGATCCGTGAAAATGGTGCGGGCTCAGGCGTCGGCGTGCTTGCGACTTACGCCTACGACAATCTCGGCCGCCGCAGCTCGCTGACGCGCGGCAATGGCACGACCGAGACCTATAGCTACGACACCGAAAGCCGGCTTTCAGCGCTCGCCAACAATCTGGCGTCCACGACCTACGATCAGACCTTGAGCTTCACCTATAATGAAGCCAGCGAGATCCTCGCCCGCGCCAACGACAATACCAATTTCCAATGGACGCCCGCATCGCCGACGACGATCAATTACGCCGACAACGGGCTCAACCAATATACGAGCGTCGGCGGGACCAATCAGAGCTATGATGCGCGCGGCAATCTCACCAACAGCGTCTATGCCTATGACATCTACAATCGTCTGATCAGCGGACCGAGCTCATCGACACTGAGCTACGATCCGGGTGGGCGCTTGTATGAATATGTCGCCAATCCCGGTGGCGGGGCGGTGACGACACGCTTCTTGTACGATGGCGCGAGCCTCATCGCTGAATACAATACGTCAAACGTGATGACGCGCCGTTATGCGCACGGGCCGGGCGTTGATGAACCGATCGTCTGGTATGAGCGCAATGGCGGCGGCACATATGATCGCAAATGTTTAGGTTTCTGA
- a CDS encoding cytochrome oxidase biogenesis protein Sco1/SenC/PrrC (putative copper metallochaperone), whose amino-acid sequence MYSISINPERDSPQALRRFMQTYDVGPGWTFLTGSQADITLLQRRLGISPADPTNLRGHNTSVIIGNEVTGQWIRRSAYENPQNLVELLTVAMRNYAPQTSRRSQSYAVAGEVIDNSRGSYLFRTRCVTCHTIGGGDRLGPDLAGVTDQRPQAWLSRWIREPDRMIAERDPTALALLARYRNLPMPNLSLGGDDAEAIIEYLRSQPAAHAASAPSHAH is encoded by the coding sequence ATGTATTCGATTTCAATCAACCCCGAACGCGATTCGCCCCAAGCGCTTCGCCGCTTCATGCAAACCTACGATGTGGGCCCAGGCTGGACGTTTCTCACCGGGTCGCAGGCCGACATCACCCTGTTGCAGCGGCGATTGGGCATTTCGCCTGCGGACCCCACCAACCTACGTGGTCACAACACTAGCGTGATTATCGGCAACGAGGTCACCGGCCAGTGGATACGGCGTTCGGCTTACGAAAATCCCCAAAACCTGGTCGAATTGCTCACTGTCGCCATGCGCAACTACGCGCCGCAGACCTCGCGCCGGAGCCAAAGCTACGCAGTCGCCGGAGAAGTGATTGACAATTCCCGCGGCTCATACCTGTTCCGCACGCGCTGCGTCACCTGCCACACTATCGGCGGCGGTGATCGGCTTGGCCCTGACTTGGCCGGCGTCACCGACCAGCGTCCGCAAGCATGGCTGTCGCGCTGGATACGTGAACCGGACCGCATGATTGCCGAACGCGACCCAACTGCGCTCGCGCTTTTGGCCCGCTATCGCAACTTGCCCATGCCAAACTTGAGTCTCGGCGGGGACGACGCGGAGGCGATCATCGAATACCTGCGCAGCCAGCCAGCCGCGCACGCGGCAAGCGCGCCCAGCCACGCGCACTAG
- a CDS encoding glycoprotein gp2, which yields MVAPGNRLIDISLGGARAALVTAVLLAVMTGTAFAQAAGFDIPTGAAPSPLFGAQPFTQPLMLFEEFGTKAIPGSSCPTCQPMPAAASCTEGPSGAALDTFLRQPLYPAPTIQANTSRPNYWASLIGACVRPLATSAVEGRPPGEWFAHQRYAEFAPRVYFQTAQAGARTNGGLRDSMQRHQWLLGEFRSTGLYGQRNAGRQVRFHPNFPVQQPNSVWTFDGTMPPKLLMARYGEPILFRHYNALPVDGAANNGFGAHTITTHEHNGHNPAESDGFTGAFFFPGQYYDYHWPMILGGYDSINTTATDPRAAMPTTGAGGTTRIRGDWRETMSTHWFHDHMLDYTAQNVYKGNAAMMNYYSAVDRGNESTTGAECNYTNANNVNLCLPSGNALPWGNRDYDVNLMVADKAWDANGQLYFNIFNTDGFLGDRVTVNWTWMPNFQVRARRYRFRILNGAVSRYFKIAVVTAAGQRVPFHMIANDGNLMEHAVAFPNAQSQDLPVQGIAERYDIVVDFSQFAPGTRIYLVNLLEHRDGRGPSREIPLADVLSGAYQGDPAVGRFMEMRVVSYSGVDRSMNPAQYVAGQRTMVPRAQPTAAELAGARQRSFEFGTANATDAAPWTIRTDGGLGLGMDPHRVSAAVTQGQWEVWTLTSGSGWDHPVHVHFEEGQILDRDGAAPPAWESGARKDVYRVGTGPGSSRSMRVLVRFREFLGTYMEHCHNTQHEDHSMLLRWDNRRPGTAVAIPTPIADWEGVYYEPSVGLPVAVGGGG from the coding sequence ATGGTAGCGCCCGGCAACAGGCTGATCGATATCTCACTAGGCGGCGCGCGCGCAGCCTTGGTCACCGCCGTGTTGCTGGCGGTGATGACCGGGACAGCATTCGCGCAAGCGGCGGGATTCGACATCCCAACAGGCGCCGCCCCGAGCCCGCTGTTCGGCGCGCAGCCTTTCACCCAACCGCTGATGTTGTTTGAAGAGTTCGGCACAAAGGCCATTCCTGGATCGAGCTGCCCAACGTGTCAGCCGATGCCCGCCGCTGCGTCATGTACGGAGGGACCGAGCGGCGCCGCCCTCGATACCTTTTTGCGTCAACCCCTCTACCCAGCGCCAACGATTCAAGCGAACACAAGCCGCCCCAACTATTGGGCGTCTTTGATCGGCGCATGCGTGCGGCCGCTCGCGACAAGCGCCGTCGAGGGCCGGCCACCCGGCGAATGGTTCGCGCACCAGCGTTACGCGGAGTTCGCGCCACGCGTCTACTTTCAAACGGCGCAGGCAGGCGCGCGCACAAATGGCGGCCTGCGCGACTCGATGCAGCGTCACCAATGGTTGCTTGGCGAGTTTCGCAGCACGGGCCTTTACGGCCAGCGTAATGCCGGCCGCCAGGTTCGATTCCACCCAAATTTTCCCGTTCAACAACCGAATTCTGTGTGGACCTTTGACGGCACGATGCCGCCGAAATTGCTCATGGCGCGTTACGGCGAGCCGATCCTCTTCCGCCACTACAACGCGCTGCCGGTGGACGGCGCCGCAAATAACGGCTTCGGCGCACACACGATCACGACACACGAGCACAACGGCCACAATCCAGCCGAAAGCGATGGCTTCACCGGCGCGTTCTTCTTTCCTGGACAGTACTACGACTATCACTGGCCGATGATCCTGGGCGGGTATGACTCCATCAACACAACCGCCACCGATCCGCGCGCAGCAATGCCGACAACGGGCGCCGGCGGCACGACCCGCATTCGCGGCGATTGGCGTGAGACGATGAGCACGCATTGGTTCCACGACCATATGCTCGATTACACCGCCCAGAACGTTTACAAGGGCAACGCCGCGATGATGAATTATTACAGCGCGGTCGACCGAGGCAACGAGAGCACGACCGGCGCTGAGTGCAATTACACCAACGCCAACAACGTGAACCTCTGCTTGCCAAGCGGCAACGCCCTGCCCTGGGGCAACCGCGACTATGACGTCAACCTGATGGTCGCAGACAAGGCGTGGGACGCCAACGGTCAGCTCTACTTCAACATCTTCAACACTGACGGCTTCCTGGGCGATCGTGTCACGGTGAACTGGACTTGGATGCCGAATTTCCAGGTTCGCGCACGGCGCTATCGTTTCCGCATTCTGAATGGCGCTGTGTCGCGCTACTTCAAGATCGCAGTCGTCACCGCAGCGGGTCAACGCGTGCCTTTCCACATGATCGCCAACGATGGCAATCTGATGGAGCACGCGGTCGCCTTCCCGAACGCGCAATCGCAAGATCTTCCGGTACAAGGCATCGCCGAACGCTACGACATCGTCGTCGACTTCAGCCAGTTCGCGCCGGGCACCCGCATCTATCTGGTGAACCTGCTCGAACATCGCGACGGACGCGGTCCAAGCCGCGAAATCCCGCTCGCCGACGTGCTGAGCGGCGCCTATCAAGGCGACCCAGCGGTAGGCCGTTTCATGGAAATGCGCGTCGTCAGCTATTCCGGCGTCGATCGCTCCATGAACCCCGCTCAATATGTCGCTGGCCAGCGCACCATGGTCCCTCGCGCACAGCCGACGGCTGCGGAACTCGCGGGCGCTCGCCAGCGTTCATTCGAATTCGGCACCGCAAACGCGACTGACGCCGCGCCGTGGACCATCCGAACAGATGGCGGGCTTGGCCTTGGTATGGACCCGCACCGCGTGTCAGCGGCCGTGACGCAAGGCCAATGGGAAGTCTGGACATTGACCAGTGGCAGCGGGTGGGATCACCCGGTCCACGTTCACTTCGAGGAAGGACAAATTCTTGACCGAGACGGTGCAGCGCCGCCAGCATGGGAAAGCGGCGCTCGCAAAGACGTATACCGTGTCGGCACTGGGCCCGGCAGCTCGCGCTCGATGCGTGTATTGGTGCGCTTCCGCGAATTCCTCGGCACTTACATGGAGCATTGCCACAACACGCAACACGAAGATCACTCGATGTTGTTGCGGTGGGACAATCGCCGCCCGGGCACGGCCGTCGCGATCCCAACGCCGATCGCCGACTGGGAGGGCGTCTATTACGAGCCTTCTGTTGGACTGCCCGTCGCCGTCGGAGGCGGCGGCTGA
- a CDS encoding 5-Enolpyruvylshikimate-3-phosphate synthase — translation MRLTARAGARGSGQIHGRGRPPGDKSISHRALILGGLAEGETAIEGLLEGDDVLRTAAAVRALGADVGQLGGGRWRVTGAAGFNSPAEVLDCGNSGTGVRLLMGAAAGYPLTAHFDGDASLRRRPMGRIAEPLRLMGAAFDGERLPLTLRGGSLTGIVHHSPVASAQIKSAVLLAGLNADGETVVVEPAASRDHTERMLKAFGADIDSVDGAPRVRRSRLQASPVSVPADPSSAAFPLAAALIAGGEVRLDGVMMNALRVGLFDTLVEMGADIAFENRREQSGEAIADIVVRRSALKAAAPPAARVPSMIDEYPILAALAAFADGETRLIGAEELRVKESDRIALMVAGLRACGVDAEELPDGLIVRGGGPNGVRGGAEIVTHGDHRIAMSFLVLGLASREPVSVDEADMINTSFPGFAGFMRALGADIS, via the coding sequence ATGCGTCTCACGGCGCGCGCCGGAGCGCGGGGAAGCGGCCAAATCCATGGCCGCGGCCGCCCGCCTGGCGACAAATCAATCTCCCATCGGGCGCTGATTCTGGGTGGCTTGGCCGAGGGCGAAACCGCGATTGAGGGCCTTTTGGAGGGCGACGACGTGCTGCGAACCGCCGCGGCCGTGCGGGCGCTTGGCGCGGACGTGGGCCAACTGGGCGGCGGGCGCTGGCGTGTGACCGGCGCGGCCGGCTTCAACTCGCCAGCGGAGGTGCTCGATTGCGGAAACTCCGGCACCGGTGTGCGGCTGCTGATGGGCGCGGCTGCGGGTTATCCACTGACGGCCCATTTCGATGGCGATGCCTCGCTGCGCAGGCGGCCGATGGGGCGGATCGCCGAGCCGCTGCGGTTGATGGGCGCCGCATTCGATGGCGAACGTTTGCCGCTGACGCTGAGAGGCGGGTCCCTCACCGGCATCGTTCATCATTCGCCGGTCGCTTCAGCGCAGATCAAATCTGCCGTGCTGCTGGCCGGCCTAAACGCTGATGGCGAGACGGTTGTCGTCGAACCAGCCGCATCGCGTGACCACACCGAGCGGATGCTGAAGGCGTTCGGCGCGGACATCGACAGCGTCGACGGCGCGCCGCGCGTGCGGCGTTCGCGCTTGCAGGCCTCGCCGGTTTCGGTTCCGGCTGATCCCTCCTCCGCTGCGTTTCCGCTCGCCGCGGCGTTGATCGCCGGCGGCGAGGTGCGGCTCGACGGCGTGATGATGAACGCGTTGCGCGTCGGGCTTTTCGACACGCTGGTTGAGATGGGCGCCGACATCGCGTTTGAAAATCGCCGCGAGCAGAGCGGCGAGGCGATTGCTGACATCGTCGTGCGCCGCAGCGCCTTAAAGGCGGCGGCGCCCCCGGCGGCGCGCGTGCCGTCGATGATCGATGAATACCCGATCCTCGCCGCCCTCGCCGCGTTCGCCGATGGCGAGACGCGGCTCATCGGCGCTGAAGAATTGCGCGTGAAAGAAAGCGATCGCATCGCGTTGATGGTTGCGGGCCTTCGCGCCTGCGGCGTTGACGCTGAAGAGCTGCCAGACGGGCTGATCGTACGCGGCGGCGGTCCGAACGGCGTGCGCGGCGGCGCCGAAATCGTGACCCATGGCGATCACCGCATCGCCATGTCGTTCCTCGTGCTGGGTTTGGCCTCGCGCGAGCCGGTGAGTGTTGATGAGGCGGACATGATCAACACGTCGTTCCCGGGTTTCGCCGGCTTCATGCGCGCCTTGGGCGCAGACATTTCCTGA